In Paenibacillus hexagrammi, the following are encoded in one genomic region:
- a CDS encoding DUF1146 family protein codes for MADGNNVLSSFVSFSTVLHIMIYLICIGVSWWALQEFRFDVLLKRPKSAPAIMLQILLSIALGQLVASFFIQYLGLSIGFGNMF; via the coding sequence ATGGCGGATGGCAATAACGTTTTAAGCTCGTTTGTGTCTTTTTCTACCGTTCTTCACATCATGATTTATCTGATTTGCATCGGCGTATCATGGTGGGCGCTTCAGGAATTTCGGTTCGACGTGCTGCTTAAGCGTCCTAAGAGCGCACCGGCCATCATGCTGCAAATTCTTTTGTCCATTGCCTTAGGTCAGCTCGTCGCCAGCTTCTTTATTCAATACCTGGGCCTGTCAATCGGCTTTGGCAACATGTTCTAA
- a CDS encoding flagellar hook-basal body protein, whose amino-acid sequence MLRGLYTAASGMISEQRRHDTITNNIANINSPGFKQGNSLSRSFPEMLISTIRGGEGASTAPIGKLNTGVFAEENISLHAQGDLQETQNPFDFALVSNIQVPGVAFDATGKYVNENGDRTFQPQALFTVLNANGEPRYSLNGKFTVDPSGQLVNANGNQVMGKDGQPIVLMDPATGEAIRSFKVTDKGEFLDPEGRPMLNAAGEPIGLMLSRAEDPNRLLREGNGLYRINPGDEATVTQVAPGDQVEVRQGFVERSNVDSAQSMVDMMSALRAYEANQKVIQFYDKSMDKAANDVGRV is encoded by the coding sequence ATGCTAAGAGGACTATACACGGCGGCCTCCGGGATGATCTCGGAGCAGCGGAGACACGATACCATCACGAATAACATTGCGAATATCAACTCACCTGGCTTTAAGCAGGGCAATTCGCTCTCCCGTTCGTTTCCTGAAATGCTGATTAGCACCATCCGCGGCGGAGAAGGGGCTTCTACGGCGCCTATCGGTAAGCTGAATACTGGTGTGTTCGCCGAGGAGAATATTTCTCTTCATGCACAAGGGGATTTGCAGGAGACACAGAATCCGTTCGACTTTGCTTTAGTGTCCAATATTCAAGTTCCAGGTGTGGCATTTGACGCTACAGGTAAGTATGTCAATGAGAATGGCGACCGGACTTTCCAGCCGCAGGCGCTATTTACCGTGCTCAATGCCAATGGGGAACCGCGTTACTCACTGAATGGTAAGTTTACGGTAGACCCGTCGGGACAGCTGGTGAACGCCAATGGCAATCAGGTGATGGGTAAGGACGGACAGCCGATCGTGCTTATGGACCCGGCGACGGGTGAAGCCATTCGTTCCTTTAAAGTAACGGATAAAGGAGAATTCCTTGATCCGGAAGGACGTCCGATGCTGAATGCCGCGGGAGAGCCGATCGGCCTGATGTTGTCCCGTGCGGAAGATCCGAACCGGCTGCTGCGAGAGGGCAATGGACTATACCGGATCAACCCCGGTGATGAAGCGACTGTCACACAAGTGGCTCCTGGAGACCAGGTTGAGGTACGTCAGGGCTTTGTAGAGCGTTCCAATGTGGATTCGGCACAGTCGATGGTGGATATGATGTCGGCGCTGCGCGCTTATGAAGCGAATCAGAAAGTCATCCAGTTTTATGATAAAAGCATGGATAAAGCCGCAAATGATGTAGGTCGCGTGTAA
- the spoIIID gene encoding sporulation transcriptional regulator SpoIIID — protein MHDYIKERTIKIGTCIVETKNTVRTIAKEFGVSKSTVHKDLTERLPEINPDLANQVKHILEYHKSIRHLRGGEATKIKYRKTRSPKNAEPLVTVKS, from the coding sequence GTGCACGATTACATCAAAGAGCGAACCATTAAAATTGGTACCTGTATCGTCGAGACCAAGAATACGGTTCGTACCATTGCCAAGGAGTTCGGCGTTTCCAAAAGCACGGTGCACAAGGATTTGACGGAAAGACTGCCGGAAATCAACCCGGACCTGGCCAATCAGGTCAAGCACATTCTGGAGTACCATAAGTCGATTAGGCATCTCAGGGGAGGAGAAGCGACGAAGATCAAATACCGTAAAACAAGAAGTCCGAAGAACGCCGAGCCCCTGGTTACGGTCAAGTCCTAA
- a CDS encoding S8 family serine peptidase has translation MKMTRQLLLLTSLALVIEFAGLTGKADAAYLESTDPMRVKQTYLDMIHMNEAWAAAVDSKSSLVVAVVDTGVDLKHPDLAGHLVEGVNLTQPGQKPYDDNGHGTNVAGVIAAVRNNDIGIAGMAPNTKIMPIKALESDGTGGEAKLGEGIRYAVDHGAKIVVLSLGLNKYSDYLAETVQYAEQHGVLLVAAAGNEGTSVKYPAAYPTVVGVGGATADKHADYRSNYGPELDIVAPWEVYTTALGGGYQYQDGTSMAAPQVAAAAALIWAKYPGLAPYQVRNLLEQTAEDLDADGWDPSTGNGLLRVDRALTVPYQEDRFEPNNTIDQAAKLSVHAVTHATLSSAQDQDWYAIDAPYSGTVQLTLRMEDAGAGIRVRKDAGTTWTTNGSDASGPITIPVSKGRTYVQLQTVDRSRQTALSYSLRTDFQIYRDPYEDNNKQYKAFVIPPRSQVIRGTFHEENDLDWFMIPLEHSGTLRLKLSTDTARIDPAILFQKEGEKSTLIDQSGDGATEVSSQMELLPGQYYIRVSNVKDYTEPITGEYTLEVEYSPKLIDPNEPNDKSYQATYAGLFSDYEGVFHKDDDVDWFEFRLNKDSLAELDFSNIPAARSLTATLYDSGHNELGSYKNESGSSSFHIEKTLSQGNYFVKLQTDKAFNNQMYRLNIGGYPIISGYIDIDGHWAQDAIVQMTDKQIISGYGNYRFAPDRPITRAEAAAVLARALKLNKQEELHFRDVDPSHWAYGEIAKMVMADLVDGYPDGTFGPDKTLTRMEMTQLIARSLNMTGKRRGNSPFTDVKESYWGVGILKQMFAEGWITGYPDGTFHPEEHATRAEFVTMLAKVLNR, from the coding sequence ATGAAAATGACCCGACAACTCTTGCTGCTTACATCATTGGCGCTGGTTATCGAATTTGCAGGATTGACAGGAAAGGCAGATGCGGCCTATCTGGAGTCGACGGATCCCATGCGGGTGAAGCAAACGTATCTGGATATGATTCATATGAACGAAGCTTGGGCTGCAGCGGTGGATAGCAAGTCTTCTCTCGTTGTAGCCGTTGTTGATACAGGTGTGGATCTCAAGCATCCGGATTTGGCGGGCCATCTGGTCGAAGGCGTCAATCTGACTCAACCGGGGCAGAAGCCATACGATGATAATGGACATGGAACCAATGTCGCCGGCGTAATCGCTGCCGTTCGCAATAACGATATCGGCATCGCAGGCATGGCTCCGAATACCAAGATTATGCCGATCAAAGCGCTGGAATCAGACGGCACCGGCGGGGAAGCGAAGCTTGGCGAAGGCATTCGCTATGCGGTGGACCACGGGGCCAAGATTGTGGTACTGTCCCTGGGACTGAACAAATACTCCGATTATTTAGCGGAGACCGTGCAGTATGCGGAGCAGCATGGCGTACTGCTGGTAGCTGCCGCAGGCAACGAAGGAACAAGCGTGAAGTATCCCGCTGCCTATCCGACCGTAGTAGGTGTCGGAGGCGCGACGGCCGATAAGCATGCGGACTACCGTTCCAACTATGGACCGGAGCTGGATATCGTGGCGCCGTGGGAGGTCTATACAACAGCTCTAGGCGGAGGCTATCAGTATCAGGACGGCACCTCAATGGCCGCTCCTCAGGTAGCCGCAGCAGCGGCACTGATATGGGCCAAATACCCCGGTCTTGCTCCCTACCAGGTACGCAACCTGCTGGAGCAAACAGCCGAGGATCTGGATGCGGACGGTTGGGATCCCAGCACGGGCAACGGGTTGCTGCGTGTGGACCGTGCGCTAACAGTCCCTTACCAAGAGGACCGCTTCGAACCCAATAATACGATCGACCAAGCTGCAAAGCTTTCCGTGCATGCGGTCACTCACGCGACACTCAGCTCCGCACAGGATCAAGACTGGTACGCCATTGATGCTCCCTATAGCGGAACGGTCCAATTAACGCTGCGCATGGAGGATGCCGGCGCCGGCATTCGTGTGCGCAAGGATGCAGGTACCACTTGGACGACTAATGGGTCGGATGCATCCGGTCCGATTACAATCCCAGTAAGCAAAGGACGTACGTATGTACAGCTGCAGACGGTAGACCGTTCTCGTCAAACAGCGCTGAGCTACTCGCTCCGCACTGATTTTCAAATTTACCGTGATCCCTATGAGGACAACAACAAGCAGTACAAAGCTTTTGTCATTCCCCCACGAAGTCAGGTCATCAGGGGGACCTTCCATGAAGAGAACGATTTGGACTGGTTTATGATCCCGCTGGAGCATTCAGGCACGCTGAGGCTGAAGCTTTCCACGGATACGGCCAGGATCGATCCCGCTATTTTGTTTCAAAAGGAAGGGGAGAAGTCGACACTAATCGACCAATCTGGTGACGGAGCGACGGAAGTGAGTTCCCAGATGGAGCTGCTGCCTGGTCAGTATTACATTCGCGTCAGCAATGTGAAGGATTATACGGAGCCGATTACCGGCGAGTATACCCTTGAGGTCGAGTATTCACCTAAGCTGATCGATCCGAATGAGCCTAACGACAAGTCGTATCAAGCGACTTACGCCGGCCTCTTTTCTGACTATGAAGGGGTGTTTCACAAGGATGACGACGTGGATTGGTTTGAATTCCGTCTGAATAAAGACAGCTTGGCGGAGCTGGACTTCTCCAATATTCCGGCAGCGAGAAGTCTGACGGCGACGCTTTATGACAGCGGGCATAACGAGCTTGGAAGCTACAAGAATGAATCCGGCTCTAGTAGCTTTCATATCGAGAAGACGTTGTCCCAAGGGAATTATTTTGTAAAGCTGCAAACGGATAAAGCCTTTAATAATCAGATGTACCGACTCAATATCGGCGGGTATCCGATCATTAGCGGGTATATTGACATTGACGGTCACTGGGCGCAGGACGCTATCGTGCAGATGACCGATAAACAGATTATTAGCGGATACGGTAATTACCGCTTCGCTCCGGACCGCCCGATCACGCGCGCGGAAGCGGCGGCTGTGCTGGCCCGCGCTCTGAAGCTTAACAAGCAGGAGGAGCTGCATTTCCGTGATGTAGACCCTTCGCACTGGGCATACGGGGAGATTGCCAAGATGGTCATGGCCGATCTGGTCGATGGGTATCCTGATGGGACATTTGGACCTGACAAGACACTTACTCGCATGGAAATGACGCAGCTGATTGCCCGCAGTCTGAATATGACGGGCAAACGCCGAGGCAATTCCCCTTTTACTGACGTCAAAGAATCGTACTGGGGAGTCGGCATACTAAAACAGATGTTTGCTGAAGGTTGGATTACGGGTTATCCCGACGGGACGTTCCACCCGGAAGAGCATGCGACACGTGCCGAGTTCGTGACCATGCTGGCCAAGGTCTTAAACCGATAA
- the mreB gene encoding rod shape-determining protein has protein sequence MFSKDIGIDLGTANVLIHVKGRGVVLDEPSVVAIESDTKRVLAVGEEAFRMVGRTPGNIIAIRPLKDGVIADFEITEMMLKHFIAKVGGKQWYSHPRILICAPTNITSVEQKAIREAAERSGAREVFMEEEPKAAAIGAGMDIFQPSGNMVVDIGGGTTDVAVLSMGDIVTSSSIKIAGDKFDTAITKYIKNKYKLLIGERTSEDIKIRIGTVYPDGRDESMDIRGRDMVSGLPLTISIHSSEVQEALWDPVSSIVTAAKSVLERTPPELSADIIDRGVILTGGGALLHGLDQLLADELKVPVLIAEDPMSCVVKGTGIMLDNLDKVTKRKF, from the coding sequence ATGTTCAGCAAGGATATTGGTATAGATCTAGGTACGGCGAACGTGCTGATCCACGTAAAAGGACGCGGCGTCGTGCTCGATGAGCCTTCCGTAGTAGCAATTGAAAGCGATACGAAGCGGGTGCTCGCTGTTGGTGAAGAAGCCTTCCGGATGGTAGGCCGTACGCCGGGGAACATCATCGCCATCCGTCCTCTCAAGGACGGCGTTATTGCCGATTTCGAAATTACCGAAATGATGCTCAAGCACTTTATCGCCAAGGTTGGGGGCAAGCAGTGGTATTCTCATCCGAGAATTCTCATCTGCGCCCCAACGAATATTACGTCTGTGGAGCAGAAGGCGATTCGCGAAGCGGCTGAACGAAGCGGTGCGAGGGAAGTCTTCATGGAAGAGGAACCGAAAGCAGCTGCGATCGGAGCCGGTATGGATATTTTCCAGCCAAGCGGCAACATGGTTGTAGATATTGGGGGAGGCACGACGGATGTGGCTGTCTTATCGATGGGCGACATCGTCACCTCCTCCTCCATCAAGATTGCGGGGGACAAGTTCGATACCGCAATTACGAAGTATATCAAAAATAAGTACAAGCTATTGATCGGTGAACGGACCAGCGAGGATATTAAGATTAGAATCGGAACGGTATATCCGGACGGACGCGATGAGTCCATGGATATTCGCGGAAGAGATATGGTATCGGGATTGCCGCTTACGATCTCGATTCATTCAAGTGAAGTGCAGGAAGCACTGTGGGATCCTGTATCATCTATTGTAACGGCAGCTAAGAGTGTGCTTGAGCGTACACCGCCTGAGCTTTCGGCGGATATTATTGATAGAGGCGTTATTTTGACTGGCGGCGGAGCACTGCTTCATGGTTTGGATCAGCTGCTTGCAGATGAATTAAAAGTTCCGGTGCTTATTGCGGAGGATCCAATGTCCTGCGTAGTGAAGGGAACGGGCATTATGCTGGATAATTTGGACAAGGTAACCAAGCGCAAGTTCTAG
- a CDS encoding M23 family metallopeptidase, translated as MNEQNKGFQKEEAPKTVQGAQGTTSPWKRLLAKRWVFPATYMAAAAIILTLMWVYQDAGKQAVGEKDLGIEVSSNDQPVTAQSSAAPDGALAVSAQPETMQWPVKDRTQVTVSMPFYDSKATNEEKQAAMIQYGDQLIPHTAINLKAKDAKDDGAFDVLAAMSGKVTAVEQNPVVGNLVEITHSNGLVTVYQSLTDVQVTKGAEVKKGDVLAKAGRNDLEKEDGVHLHFEVRQGTDGAALNPETILNDKQQ; from the coding sequence ATGAATGAACAAAACAAAGGTTTTCAAAAGGAAGAAGCTCCTAAAACTGTACAAGGAGCACAAGGCACTACATCTCCATGGAAGAGGTTGCTTGCAAAGAGATGGGTTTTCCCAGCTACGTATATGGCAGCAGCGGCAATTATCTTAACCTTAATGTGGGTGTATCAGGATGCCGGCAAGCAAGCAGTAGGCGAGAAGGACCTGGGTATTGAGGTTAGCAGTAACGATCAGCCAGTAACAGCACAAAGCTCCGCAGCACCAGACGGCGCATTAGCGGTTTCCGCTCAACCGGAGACGATGCAGTGGCCGGTGAAAGACAGAACGCAAGTAACAGTTTCTATGCCTTTCTATGACTCGAAAGCAACGAATGAGGAGAAGCAAGCAGCCATGATTCAATATGGCGATCAACTGATCCCTCATACCGCGATTAACCTGAAAGCGAAGGATGCTAAGGATGACGGAGCATTCGACGTCCTTGCAGCGATGAGCGGTAAAGTAACGGCTGTCGAGCAAAATCCGGTTGTCGGCAATCTGGTTGAAATTACACACAGCAACGGACTTGTGACGGTGTACCAAAGCTTGACTGATGTTCAGGTGACCAAAGGCGCTGAAGTGAAAAAAGGCGATGTGCTTGCGAAAGCGGGACGCAACGACCTGGAGAAAGAAGACGGCGTACATCTTCACTTTGAAGTTCGTCAAGGCACAGATGGAGCTGCGCTCAATCCAGAAACCATTTTGAATGATAAACAGCAATAA
- a CDS encoding flagellar hook-basal body protein, with the protein MNNSMINSSVSMHSLQQKLDILANNIANVNTTGFKKKEASFEDVLTNVQNQPEGFRQQGRFSPLGFNQGWGSRLVQIQSNMAQGAIQPTGNTTDFAIQGEGLFEVSVSTVDENGNQVFQPAWTRNGAFNLSPDGNGNTVLTTKDGHFVNGTDGNPILIPDNYRPVVEQDGTIKAYNEKDPSEAPLNVGQIKLVRVVRPQLLRDMGGNLYALPAGVTNQDGILQNVNGAEGTGTERVSLMQGYLEQSNVNLSDEMTDLVMVQRALQLNSRAITSSDQMMNIANNLRT; encoded by the coding sequence ATGAACAACTCTATGATCAACTCGTCGGTATCCATGCACAGCTTGCAGCAAAAACTGGATATTCTGGCGAATAACATTGCTAACGTCAATACGACTGGCTTCAAGAAAAAAGAAGCCTCCTTTGAAGACGTTCTAACGAACGTTCAGAACCAACCTGAAGGTTTTCGCCAGCAGGGACGGTTTTCTCCGCTCGGTTTTAATCAAGGCTGGGGCTCGAGGCTGGTGCAGATTCAGTCCAATATGGCTCAGGGTGCCATTCAGCCGACGGGGAATACAACAGACTTTGCGATTCAGGGCGAAGGACTCTTTGAAGTATCGGTCAGCACGGTGGACGAGAACGGCAATCAGGTGTTCCAGCCGGCGTGGACGCGCAACGGAGCGTTCAACTTGAGTCCGGATGGCAACGGAAATACCGTACTGACCACGAAGGACGGACATTTTGTGAACGGAACCGATGGCAATCCGATTCTGATTCCGGACAACTATCGTCCGGTTGTGGAGCAGGATGGCACCATTAAAGCCTACAACGAGAAGGACCCGAGCGAAGCTCCGCTTAACGTTGGACAAATTAAGCTCGTGCGCGTCGTTCGTCCACAGCTGCTTCGCGATATGGGCGGCAACTTATACGCGCTTCCAGCCGGCGTAACGAATCAGGACGGCATTCTTCAGAATGTGAATGGAGCGGAAGGCACAGGGACGGAACGCGTATCACTTATGCAGGGTTACTTGGAGCAGTCTAATGTGAACTTATCGGATGAAATGACAGATTTGGTTATGGTACAAAGAGCGCTTCAGCTGAACTCCCGTGCAATCACGTCCTCGGATCAGATGATGAACATCGCCAATAACCTGCGCACCTAA
- the spoIID gene encoding stage II sporulation protein D, with translation MIYKKRRVRTYRVILWMAVCLSSMLSVTMIVPGLLVKKIPAADPAASHISTNGLTQGQEEGLMIPVYLTKKEAVETVPLEQYVKGVLAAEMPVEFELEALKAQAMAARTYVVRRVLDKDTSNVPVSDALVTDTTSHQAYLNEQELREQWGSAYENNMAKIDRAVTETKDLILTYEHKPINATFFSTSNGYTENSEDYWDGVIPYLRSKPSPWDIKLSPKYKETLTLSYKTVLQKLELPSISKTSGIKVQQQTAGHRIKTVTIGGKSFSGREVREKLGLASSQFDWKWVGSQIEFTTYGYGHGVGLSQWGANGMAKEGKSAADIVTYYYTGISIEKAANFVKTT, from the coding sequence ATGATATATAAGAAGAGAAGAGTCCGAACCTACCGGGTCATCCTCTGGATGGCTGTTTGCTTGTCCTCCATGTTAAGTGTCACTATGATTGTGCCGGGATTGCTAGTTAAGAAGATTCCCGCCGCTGACCCTGCCGCTTCGCATATCTCCACGAATGGACTTACACAGGGACAGGAGGAAGGACTGATGATTCCCGTTTATTTAACCAAAAAAGAAGCCGTTGAGACGGTTCCCCTGGAGCAGTATGTCAAAGGAGTGCTGGCGGCTGAAATGCCGGTGGAATTCGAACTGGAGGCCTTGAAGGCTCAGGCGATGGCTGCTCGAACGTATGTTGTTCGCAGAGTGCTGGACAAGGATACCAGCAACGTACCTGTCAGCGATGCTTTGGTGACCGATACGACTTCCCATCAGGCATATTTAAATGAACAGGAATTAAGAGAACAATGGGGATCCGCCTATGAGAATAACATGGCCAAAATCGATAGGGCTGTTACCGAAACCAAGGATTTGATCCTAACCTATGAACATAAACCCATCAATGCTACGTTCTTCTCTACCAGTAACGGTTACACCGAGAATTCAGAAGACTATTGGGACGGAGTCATCCCTTATTTGCGGAGCAAGCCAAGTCCCTGGGATATCAAGCTTTCTCCTAAATACAAAGAGACCCTCACGCTCAGCTATAAAACGGTTTTGCAGAAGCTTGAGCTGCCCAGCATATCCAAGACCAGCGGCATCAAGGTTCAGCAGCAGACTGCAGGGCATCGAATCAAAACGGTAACCATTGGAGGAAAGAGCTTCTCGGGAAGAGAAGTGCGGGAAAAGCTAGGACTAGCTTCCTCGCAATTCGATTGGAAATGGGTAGGCTCGCAAATTGAGTTCACCACTTATGGCTACGGACACGGCGTTGGATTAAGTCAATGGGGGGCTAACGGCATGGCCAAGGAAGGGAAAAGCGCAGCGGATATTGTAACCTACTATTATACGGGGATATCTATCGAAAAGGCCGCAAATTTCGTCAAAACTACCTGA
- the murA gene encoding UDP-N-acetylglucosamine 1-carboxyvinyltransferase, with the protein MSKIIVRGGRKLAGKVKINGAKNAVLPIIAASILGSEGESVIHDAPPLDDVLVINKVLESLGVGVEYSNQTIRVRAGEIVTCEASYDLVRKMRASFLVMGPLLARLGLARISLPGGCAIGTRPIDQHLKGFEAMGAAIELGQGYIEAKVKGRLKGAKVYLDVASVGATENIMMAATLAEGTTIIENAAKEPEIVDLANYLNAMGAVVRGAGTGVIRIEGVEKLRGAVHTVIPDRIEAGTYMIAAAITGSELYVENAIGDHLRPVISKMQEMGVTVEEDENGILVRSTGPLRAVDVKTLPYPGFPTDMQSQMMALLMVADGTSLVTETVFENRFMHVEEFMNMNAQIKVDGRTAFISGNSKLQGAKVCATDLRAGAALILAALAADGETEITGVHHIDRGYVDITDALRALGADIQRVVPQPVEEEEPEIGFFNIQPSLA; encoded by the coding sequence ATGAGCAAAATTATCGTCCGCGGTGGCCGAAAGCTAGCAGGCAAGGTAAAAATAAACGGAGCCAAGAATGCGGTGCTGCCGATTATTGCAGCCTCCATATTAGGTTCTGAAGGGGAGAGCGTCATTCACGACGCTCCGCCTTTGGATGATGTATTGGTGATTAACAAGGTACTAGAGAGTTTAGGCGTTGGCGTCGAATACAGCAACCAGACCATTCGGGTCCGGGCAGGTGAGATTGTGACCTGTGAGGCTTCCTATGATTTGGTTCGCAAGATGCGGGCATCTTTTCTGGTCATGGGACCACTGCTCGCCCGATTGGGATTAGCTCGTATTTCTTTACCCGGCGGCTGCGCGATTGGCACAAGGCCGATAGATCAGCATTTGAAGGGCTTCGAAGCGATGGGAGCAGCCATTGAGCTGGGCCAGGGCTATATCGAAGCGAAGGTGAAGGGAAGACTTAAAGGGGCCAAGGTTTACTTGGATGTAGCAAGCGTAGGCGCCACAGAGAATATTATGATGGCAGCCACGCTGGCTGAGGGCACCACGATTATTGAGAATGCGGCGAAAGAGCCGGAGATCGTCGATCTCGCTAACTATTTGAACGCCATGGGCGCTGTTGTCCGAGGCGCCGGTACCGGCGTGATACGTATTGAAGGCGTAGAGAAGCTTCGCGGGGCTGTACATACGGTGATTCCGGATCGGATTGAAGCGGGTACCTACATGATCGCAGCGGCTATAACAGGCAGTGAGCTCTATGTGGAGAATGCGATCGGCGACCACCTTCGCCCGGTAATTTCCAAAATGCAGGAGATGGGCGTTACGGTTGAAGAAGATGAGAATGGCATTCTTGTCCGTTCTACCGGTCCTCTTCGGGCTGTCGATGTGAAAACTCTGCCGTACCCGGGTTTCCCTACGGATATGCAGTCTCAAATGATGGCACTGCTGATGGTGGCGGACGGCACAAGTCTCGTAACGGAGACGGTGTTCGAGAACCGGTTCATGCATGTGGAAGAATTTATGAATATGAATGCTCAGATTAAGGTAGATGGGAGAACAGCCTTTATCAGCGGAAATTCCAAGCTGCAGGGAGCTAAGGTATGCGCGACGGATCTGCGGGCGGGAGCTGCTCTCATTCTAGCTGCGCTTGCAGCCGATGGGGAGACCGAGATTACAGGCGTTCACCATATCGACCGCGGCTACGTAGACATCACAGACGCACTGAGAGCGCTAGGCGCAGATATTCAACGCGTGGTCCCGCAGCCGGTAGAAGAAGAAGAGCCGGAAATAGGCTTCTTCAACATTCAGCCTTCGTTGGCTTAA